A section of the Streptomyces sp. CG1 genome encodes:
- a CDS encoding acetyl-CoA carboxylase biotin carboxylase subunit family protein: MNILLLGREEDCRDYLDYAEQRGFSVRFFDPPQLAADDRENWRRTVAEAARAAVDLTGLDDVISFHDSYQIQLELIRGELGMPTRDIDTLLCLADKTRFKAHPAVRDHITRHIELDPSAKAPQALAAVTEALSFPVVVKPSNGFYSAGVVKAETPEEFPKAFLQTKRVCTVLREGNGQSRMLAEEYLDGNEYAVDGMVSEGRIIPLQVHRKLPPLVGPLFHEVAYLTEPFDAELGRDFTALLEDVIPGVGLDDSPFHAEFRFDGQGRLRILELAPRLCGGGTTTYQQLRICTGLDAYDLLHRLGREAIDPKPLHHRVALEYDAPIERSGFLKNTDRAVEVCRKNGVTTVHLHRPDGQFVLAPPLNFETVLTAYFARDTREEAEALLDVLMTDCTIETETEKSS; the protein is encoded by the coding sequence GTGAACATACTCCTTCTCGGTCGCGAGGAAGACTGCCGCGACTACCTCGACTACGCGGAGCAGCGGGGCTTCAGCGTCCGCTTCTTCGACCCGCCGCAGCTCGCCGCCGACGACCGCGAGAACTGGCGGCGCACCGTCGCCGAGGCCGCGCGCGCCGCCGTGGACCTCACCGGCCTCGACGACGTGATCTCCTTCCACGACAGCTACCAGATCCAGCTGGAACTGATCCGCGGCGAACTGGGCATGCCCACCCGGGACATCGACACGCTGCTGTGCCTCGCCGACAAGACCCGGTTCAAGGCGCACCCCGCGGTCCGCGACCACATCACCCGCCACATCGAACTGGATCCGTCGGCGAAGGCACCCCAGGCACTCGCCGCCGTCACCGAGGCCCTGTCCTTCCCCGTCGTGGTCAAGCCGTCGAACGGCTTCTACAGCGCGGGCGTGGTGAAGGCCGAGACACCGGAGGAGTTCCCGAAGGCGTTCCTGCAGACCAAGCGCGTCTGCACCGTGCTGCGGGAGGGCAACGGCCAGTCCCGGATGCTCGCGGAGGAGTATCTCGACGGCAACGAGTACGCCGTCGACGGCATGGTCAGCGAGGGCCGGATCATCCCGCTCCAGGTCCACCGCAAGCTGCCGCCCCTGGTCGGCCCGCTCTTCCACGAAGTGGCCTATCTGACCGAGCCGTTCGACGCGGAGCTTGGCCGTGACTTCACCGCCCTGCTGGAGGACGTGATACCGGGCGTCGGCCTGGACGACTCTCCCTTCCACGCGGAGTTCCGCTTCGACGGGCAGGGCCGGCTGCGCATCCTCGAACTCGCCCCCCGCCTGTGCGGCGGCGGCACCACCACCTACCAGCAACTGCGCATCTGCACCGGGCTCGACGCCTACGACCTGCTGCACCGGCTGGGCCGCGAGGCCATCGACCCCAAGCCGCTGCACCATCGGGTGGCGCTGGAGTACGACGCCCCCATCGAGCGCAGCGGCTTCCTCAAGAACACCGACCGCGCGGTCGAGGTCTGCCGCAAGAACGGCGTCACCACCGTGCACCTGCACCGTCCGGACGGCCAGTTCGTGCTCGCTCCGCCGCTCAACTTCGAGACGGTCCTGACCGCCTACTTCGCCCGGGACACCCGGGAAGAGGCCGAAGCACTGCTGGATGTCCTGATGACCGACTGCACGATCGAGACCGAAACGGAAAAGTCCTCATGA
- a CDS encoding aspartate aminotransferase family protein: MRPEIKRALHTIPIGASSPLRACRNVETEPLVVAEAHGQYLHDIDGTRYVDFMYGFGPLILGHAPQAVSSAIARQAVDGTLFGTYCVQEIELAERITATADHLEQLRFVCSGTEAVMSTLRLARAYTGRTGVLRFNGGYHGHFDLVQNKDEARMRDAGLDPAAMRSNVYAEYNDTASVERAFAGHPGEIAAVVVEPIACNMSLVLPEDGFLADLRRICDREGAVLIFDEVITGFRLTYGPASNLLGVAPDLTAFGKIIGGGTPVGAFGGRRDIMRLLDEERVLQGGTLAGNPLTMAAGLATLDVLAEPSFYEELERKGALLEAAVERHRAEKGLDFHFVRTGSIFAFIFVPRSTPVRRKADVAAQPHSPYTTLYAGIRKDGYHLAPDIEEPMYISAATPDETLEDFAARAVGLLATDPNTPRITPA, translated from the coding sequence ATGAGGCCGGAAATCAAGCGCGCCCTGCACACCATCCCGATCGGCGCCAGCTCGCCGCTGCGCGCCTGCCGCAACGTGGAGACCGAACCACTGGTCGTCGCCGAGGCCCACGGGCAGTACCTCCACGACATCGACGGCACCCGGTACGTCGACTTCATGTACGGCTTCGGGCCGCTGATCCTCGGCCACGCGCCGCAGGCCGTCAGCTCCGCCATCGCCCGGCAGGCCGTGGACGGCACCTTGTTCGGCACGTACTGCGTGCAGGAGATCGAGCTGGCCGAGCGCATCACCGCGACCGCCGACCACCTGGAGCAACTGCGCTTCGTGTGCAGCGGCACCGAGGCCGTGATGTCCACACTCCGGCTGGCCCGCGCCTACACCGGACGCACCGGAGTACTGCGCTTCAACGGCGGCTACCACGGCCACTTCGACCTGGTGCAGAACAAGGACGAGGCCCGTATGCGCGACGCCGGTCTCGACCCGGCCGCGATGCGTTCCAACGTCTACGCCGAGTACAACGACACCGCGAGCGTCGAGCGCGCCTTCGCCGGGCATCCCGGCGAGATCGCGGCCGTCGTCGTGGAGCCCATCGCCTGCAACATGTCCCTCGTGCTGCCCGAGGACGGCTTCCTCGCCGACCTGCGCCGCATATGTGACCGCGAGGGCGCGGTGCTGATCTTCGACGAGGTCATCACCGGCTTCCGGCTCACCTACGGCCCCGCGAGCAACCTGCTCGGGGTCGCCCCCGACCTCACCGCCTTCGGCAAGATCATCGGTGGTGGCACGCCCGTCGGCGCGTTCGGCGGTCGCCGCGACATCATGCGGCTGCTCGACGAGGAGCGGGTCCTGCAGGGCGGCACCCTGGCCGGCAACCCGCTGACCATGGCGGCCGGCCTCGCCACGCTCGATGTGCTGGCGGAGCCCAGCTTCTACGAAGAGCTGGAGCGCAAGGGCGCCCTGCTGGAGGCGGCCGTGGAGCGCCACCGGGCCGAGAAGGGGCTCGACTTCCACTTCGTGCGCACCGGCAGCATCTTCGCGTTCATCTTCGTCCCGCGCAGCACTCCGGTCCGCCGCAAGGCGGATGTCGCGGCCCAGCCGCACTCGCCCTACACCACGCTGTACGCAGGCATCCGGAAGGACGGCTACCACCTGGCGCCGGACATCGAGGAGCCGATGTACATCTCCGCCGCGACGCCCGACGAGACCCTGGAGGACTTCGCGGCCCGCGCCGTCGGACTCCTCGCCACCGACCCGAACACGCCGCGGATCACCCCGGCCTAG
- a CDS encoding amino acid adenylation domain-containing protein, whose translation MNTEARSLPLLPTQESVLFAEAAHGRPGTHNLALALRLTGPLDRAAVAGALRALTERHEALRVRITEHKSGPRQTIADAVTVPLEEVDLGSPDQDPADAVLDQYFTEAQDRPFPLDRAPLLRATLFRLGEQRHVLLLVAHHSIADGDSLDVLAREFAPLYAACAEGRQNPLPPPALGYADHVAARLSGAFDRRRTRALEHWRTELDGAPATLDLPMARLGGTTLRHAATHRRDLPGPVAARLRALAAEHRASLFSVLAAGAFALFGRYTGERDIVLGVPLSTRLEPGSEGLVALTVNTMPLRVEVDADEDFLPLLRQVQGRTFQALRHQGVAFHELVHAVNPPRSAGRQPVFQLALNHVRTGPAAEPEAGLLVESLPIANSTAAFELMLTFVESGDDIRFYAEYDTERFDAGAVHALADHLAHLLAGVCADPRTPLADLDLMDEEERRRVLHHWNDTGAPLADDTVPALFARQAARRGDATAVICGTDRLSYRDLDRRSARMARLLAERGVREGDFVGLATRRSTATVVALLAVLRAGAAYVPLDPVYPQERLAFMVQDAAPALVISETSAVGSLPAGPGAPPVLLLDDPRVTALLEAPGEDTFASAVTADHTAYVIYTSGSTGRPKGVAVTHRNIANLVAWAADAFGDGLGRVLAATSLSFDVSVFEILGPLLNGGSIEIVRDLLEIGERGGWQGTLVSGVPSVLDRLIADGAPDLRADHLVLAGEALTPQVADRLRAAVPGARLVNAYGPTETTVYASASATHGTGADKTPETPPIGRPLRNTRLYVLDDRMRPLPVGVPGELYIAGAGVTRGYLHHPDLTEARFVPDPFGEPGARMYRSGDIVLRRPDGQLQYVGRADDQVKLRGFRVELSEVEAVLGEQPEVAQAVVVVHEDGQGERRLVGYVTAAPGTTPAPDRLRAALARLLPEYMVPAAVVPLDALPLSPAGKLDRGRLPAPGFGARAGRPPGTEDEIALAALFAESLGLPEVSATDSFFDLGGHSLLAVRLVRRICARLGTELTVRDLFETPTVQGLAQRLRPDPAAPASTPGAKTPADDFRVLLPLRTRGGRPPLFCIHPGFGLSWSYAALMRRLDSEQPVYALQARGITPAEEMSGSYQDLLEDYLGQIRAVRPHGPYRLLGWSFGGLVAHSLAARLQAEGERVELVAMLDTVMVTGDEHTPADVWELIEAETAAVRQVVPDEQRLLAVVENLIRVRDQFRPERYCGDVLFFVAAEEPGRPPAFSEPWLPYVEGRLLEHRIACTHMEMMNARPAREIGDLVAKALDALDNTTPERGR comes from the coding sequence ATGAACACTGAGGCCAGGAGCCTTCCCCTCCTCCCCACCCAAGAGAGCGTGCTGTTCGCCGAGGCGGCGCACGGCCGGCCGGGCACCCACAACCTGGCCCTGGCGCTGCGGCTCACCGGCCCGCTCGACCGCGCCGCCGTCGCCGGCGCGCTCCGCGCCCTGACCGAGCGGCACGAGGCGCTGCGGGTGAGGATCACCGAGCACAAGAGCGGCCCGCGGCAGACGATCGCGGACGCGGTGACCGTTCCCCTCGAGGAGGTCGACCTCGGCAGCCCGGACCAGGACCCCGCCGACGCCGTCCTCGACCAGTACTTCACCGAGGCCCAGGACCGGCCGTTCCCGCTGGACCGGGCGCCGCTGCTGCGGGCCACCCTGTTCCGGCTCGGCGAGCAGCGGCACGTCCTGCTGCTCGTGGCCCACCACAGCATCGCGGACGGCGACTCCCTCGACGTACTCGCCCGCGAGTTCGCCCCCCTCTACGCGGCCTGCGCCGAGGGACGCCAGAACCCGCTGCCGCCGCCCGCCCTCGGATACGCCGACCATGTCGCCGCCCGGCTCTCCGGGGCCTTCGACCGGCGCCGGACCCGGGCCCTGGAGCACTGGCGCACCGAACTCGACGGCGCGCCCGCCACCCTGGACCTGCCCATGGCCCGGCTCGGCGGCACCACCCTCCGGCACGCGGCGACCCACCGCCGGGACCTGCCGGGGCCCGTGGCGGCCCGGCTGCGCGCACTCGCCGCCGAACACCGCGCGAGCCTCTTCTCCGTACTGGCCGCCGGTGCCTTCGCTCTGTTCGGACGCTACACCGGTGAGCGCGACATCGTGCTCGGTGTGCCCCTGTCCACCCGGCTGGAACCGGGCTCCGAGGGCCTGGTCGCCCTGACGGTCAACACCATGCCGCTGCGCGTCGAGGTCGACGCCGACGAGGACTTCCTGCCGCTGCTGCGCCAGGTCCAGGGCCGTACCTTCCAGGCGCTGCGCCATCAGGGCGTGGCCTTCCACGAACTGGTCCACGCCGTCAACCCGCCCCGGTCCGCGGGCCGTCAGCCGGTCTTCCAGCTGGCCCTCAACCACGTCCGCACCGGCCCCGCAGCCGAGCCGGAAGCCGGGCTGCTCGTGGAGTCGCTGCCGATCGCCAACTCCACGGCCGCGTTCGAGCTGATGCTCACCTTCGTGGAGTCCGGGGACGACATCCGCTTCTACGCCGAGTACGACACCGAGCGCTTCGACGCCGGCGCCGTCCACGCCCTCGCGGACCATCTCGCCCACCTGCTCGCCGGTGTCTGCGCCGATCCCCGCACCCCCCTCGCCGACCTCGACCTGATGGACGAGGAGGAGCGGCGGCGCGTCCTGCACCACTGGAACGACACCGGCGCCCCCCTGGCCGATGACACCGTGCCGGCCCTGTTCGCCCGGCAGGCCGCCCGGCGCGGCGACGCCACCGCTGTCATCTGCGGCACGGACCGCCTCAGCTACCGCGACCTCGACCGGCGCTCCGCCCGGATGGCCCGGCTGCTCGCCGAACGCGGCGTCCGCGAGGGCGACTTCGTGGGTCTGGCGACCCGCCGGTCCACGGCCACCGTCGTCGCCCTGCTCGCCGTGCTGCGCGCCGGAGCCGCCTATGTGCCGCTCGACCCGGTCTATCCGCAGGAGCGGCTGGCGTTCATGGTGCAGGACGCCGCCCCCGCCCTGGTGATCAGCGAGACTTCCGCCGTCGGCAGCCTCCCGGCCGGCCCCGGCGCGCCCCCGGTCCTGCTGCTGGACGACCCTCGGGTGACGGCCCTTCTCGAGGCGCCCGGCGAGGACACGTTCGCGTCCGCCGTGACCGCCGACCACACCGCCTACGTCATCTACACCTCCGGCTCGACCGGCCGGCCCAAGGGCGTCGCGGTCACCCACCGCAACATCGCCAACCTCGTCGCCTGGGCGGCCGACGCCTTCGGCGACGGGCTCGGGCGGGTGCTCGCCGCCACCTCCCTCAGCTTCGACGTCTCCGTGTTCGAGATCCTCGGGCCGCTGCTCAACGGCGGCAGCATCGAAATCGTCCGCGACCTGCTGGAGATCGGCGAACGCGGCGGCTGGCAGGGCACACTCGTCAGCGGTGTCCCCTCGGTCCTGGACCGGCTGATCGCCGACGGCGCCCCCGATCTGCGCGCCGACCACCTCGTCCTCGCGGGCGAGGCACTGACCCCGCAGGTCGCCGACCGGCTGCGGGCCGCCGTACCCGGCGCCCGGCTGGTCAACGCCTACGGCCCCACCGAGACCACCGTGTACGCCAGCGCGTCCGCCACCCACGGCACCGGCGCGGACAAGACCCCTGAGACGCCGCCCATCGGCCGTCCGCTGCGCAACACCCGCCTGTATGTGCTCGACGACCGGATGCGGCCCCTGCCCGTGGGCGTGCCCGGCGAGCTGTACATCGCCGGCGCCGGTGTCACCCGCGGCTATCTGCACCACCCCGACCTCACCGAGGCACGCTTCGTCCCCGACCCCTTCGGGGAGCCCGGTGCGCGCATGTACCGCTCCGGCGACATCGTGCTGCGCCGGCCCGACGGACAGCTCCAGTACGTCGGACGCGCCGACGACCAGGTCAAGCTCCGCGGTTTCCGGGTCGAGCTGAGCGAGGTGGAGGCGGTCCTCGGCGAACAGCCCGAGGTGGCCCAGGCCGTTGTCGTCGTGCACGAGGACGGCCAGGGCGAACGCCGGCTGGTCGGCTACGTCACCGCCGCACCGGGCACCACACCGGCCCCGGACCGGCTGCGCGCCGCGCTCGCCCGGCTGCTGCCCGAGTACATGGTCCCGGCCGCCGTCGTACCGCTCGACGCGCTGCCGCTGTCGCCCGCCGGCAAGCTGGACCGCGGCCGGCTGCCCGCCCCCGGCTTCGGCGCCCGCGCCGGCCGTCCGCCCGGTACCGAGGACGAGATCGCGCTCGCCGCGCTGTTCGCCGAGTCGCTCGGCCTGCCCGAGGTGTCGGCCACCGACAGCTTCTTCGACCTCGGCGGGCACTCACTGCTGGCGGTCCGGCTGGTCCGCCGGATCTGCGCGCGGCTGGGCACCGAGCTGACCGTGCGCGACCTGTTCGAGACGCCGACCGTGCAGGGCCTGGCCCAGCGGCTGCGCCCGGACCCCGCCGCGCCCGCGAGCACACCCGGCGCGAAGACCCCGGCCGACGACTTCAGGGTGCTGCTGCCGCTGCGCACCCGGGGCGGCAGGCCCCCGCTGTTCTGCATCCACCCGGGATTCGGGCTCAGCTGGAGCTACGCCGCGCTGATGCGCAGGCTCGACTCCGAACAGCCGGTGTACGCCCTGCAGGCCCGCGGCATCACCCCCGCCGAGGAGATGTCCGGCAGTTACCAGGACCTGCTCGAGGACTACCTGGGCCAGATCCGCGCCGTTCGCCCACACGGCCCGTACCGGCTGCTCGGCTGGTCCTTCGGCGGTCTGGTCGCCCACTCACTGGCCGCGCGGCTGCAGGCCGAGGGTGAGCGGGTCGAACTGGTCGCGATGCTGGACACGGTGATGGTCACCGGCGACGAGCACACGCCGGCAGACGTATGGGAGCTGATCGAGGCTGAGACGGCCGCCGTACGCCAGGTCGTGCCCGACGAGCAGCGACTGCTGGCGGTCGTGGAGAACCTGATCCGGGTACGCGACCAGTTCCGTCCCGAACGGTACTGCGGCGACGTGCTGTTCTTCGTCGCCGCCGAGGAACCCGGACGGCCGCCGGCCTTCAGCGAACCGTGGCTGCCGTACGTCGAGGGCAGGCTGCTGGAGCACCGGATCGCCTGCACCCACATGGAAATGATGAACGCCCGGCCCGCCCGGGAGATCGGCGACCTGGTGGCCAAGGCGCTGGACGCGCTCGACAACACCACCCCGGAGCGGGGCCGCTAG
- the fabG gene encoding 3-oxoacyl-ACP reductase FabG → MPRTALVLGGNRGIGLAVARHLAGRGDRVAVSHRTGEPPAGLFAVRCDVTDAEAVTEACAQVKAELGPVEMLVHNAGITRDRPFAAMTAEDFEAPLHTNLLGAFHGIRPVLRGMMRARWGRIVLMSSTVALSGAVGQTNYAASKAGLIGFARSLALEVAGHGITVNVVAPGYTDTDMVTAMPEEKRQSLLATVPMRRMATPDEVAAAVGYLTGEDAGYVTGTVLRVDGGVGMGH, encoded by the coding sequence ATGCCCCGTACTGCCCTCGTACTCGGCGGGAACCGCGGGATCGGCCTGGCCGTCGCCCGGCACCTGGCCGGCCGCGGCGACCGCGTCGCCGTCAGCCACCGCACCGGTGAGCCGCCCGCCGGGCTGTTCGCCGTACGCTGCGACGTCACCGACGCGGAGGCGGTGACCGAGGCCTGCGCACAGGTCAAGGCGGAACTGGGCCCGGTGGAGATGCTCGTCCACAACGCGGGCATCACCCGGGACCGCCCGTTCGCCGCCATGACCGCCGAGGACTTCGAGGCGCCGCTGCACACCAATTTGCTCGGCGCGTTCCACGGAATCAGGCCGGTGCTGCGGGGCATGATGCGCGCCCGCTGGGGCCGCATCGTCCTGATGTCCTCCACCGTCGCGCTGTCCGGCGCGGTCGGGCAGACCAACTACGCGGCCTCCAAGGCCGGTTTGATCGGCTTCGCCCGGTCACTGGCGCTGGAGGTGGCCGGCCACGGCATCACCGTCAACGTCGTCGCTCCCGGCTACACGGACACCGACATGGTGACGGCCATGCCCGAGGAGAAGCGGCAGAGCCTGCTGGCGACCGTCCCGATGCGCCGTATGGCCACCCCCGACGAGGTCGCCGCGGCGGTCGGCTACCTCACCGGCGAGGACGCGGGCTATGTCACCGGCACCGTGCTGCGCGTCGACGGAGGGGTCGGCATGGGCCACTGA
- a CDS encoding 4'-phosphopantetheinyl transferase superfamily protein, protein MSPAPCCASTEGSAWATDPHPGTRTTRHRSADGRTDPHEEEQAVPTRSPRTTGPSPITPTPLALVRATADVLPLLYAVTLAPYERDRAARLPAGERREDYLAAHVLVRLCAARFLGVDPAALMLGQRCAECGGEDHGRPFLRDRPDVGVSLSHTRGAVAAAAGPGPVGVDVEDASDAVFSPRVAARVLAPAELAVVHADPDPARAFLRLWVRKEALVKVGVTTLGRLRGIDLAASGAPAGRQPADGRHIDRLLADRRFADWSSPDGRLIAAAVAHTTPALDGGSDLSPSRFAYSGEQHA, encoded by the coding sequence ATGTCACCGGCACCGTGCTGCGCGTCGACGGAGGGGTCGGCATGGGCCACTGACCCGCACCCCGGCACCCGCACCACCCGGCACCGCAGCGCGGACGGCCGGACCGACCCGCACGAGGAGGAACAGGCAGTGCCCACCCGGTCGCCGCGCACCACGGGCCCGAGCCCCATCACGCCCACCCCCCTCGCCCTGGTCCGCGCCACCGCGGACGTCCTCCCGCTGCTGTACGCCGTCACGCTCGCCCCGTACGAACGGGACCGTGCCGCCCGGCTGCCGGCGGGAGAGCGCCGCGAGGACTACCTGGCCGCGCATGTGCTGGTACGGCTGTGCGCGGCGCGCTTTCTCGGGGTGGACCCCGCCGCCCTGATGCTCGGTCAGCGCTGCGCCGAGTGCGGCGGCGAGGACCACGGCCGGCCGTTCCTGCGCGACCGGCCCGACGTGGGCGTGAGCCTCTCCCACACCCGGGGCGCCGTCGCCGCCGCCGCAGGCCCGGGTCCGGTCGGTGTGGATGTGGAGGACGCCTCAGACGCTGTGTTCTCCCCTCGGGTGGCCGCCCGGGTCCTGGCCCCCGCCGAACTCGCCGTGGTCCACGCCGACCCCGATCCCGCACGGGCCTTCCTCCGGCTGTGGGTCCGCAAGGAGGCCCTGGTGAAGGTGGGCGTGACAACCCTCGGCAGACTGCGCGGAATCGACCTCGCGGCCTCCGGCGCACCGGCCGGCCGGCAGCCCGCCGACGGGCGGCACATCGACCGGCTCCTCGCCGACCGGCGGTTCGCCGACTGGAGCAGCCCGGACGGCCGCCTGATCGCCGCCGCCGTCGCGCACACCACCCCCGCCCTCGACGGCGGGAGCGACCTCAGTCCCTCTCGTTTCGCCTATTCAGGAGAGCAACACGCATGA
- the ddaH gene encoding dimethylargininase — translation MTANQSVAGNRTRTATPRRFLMCPPRHFDVTYSINPWMNPGKPVDGGLALRQWEGLRDLYRELGHTVLEIEPTLGLPDMVFAANGATVVDGKVFGARFRHVERTAEGPLYLEWFQRQGFDELYWPEHINEGEGDYLVVGRRLLAGTGFRTDQRAHFEAQEFFGLPVTSLRLVNPSYYHLDTALAVLSEDEVAYYPKAFTEGSQAVLRAMFPDAVLATDEDAAVFGLNMLSDGKHVLLPKAATGLAGRLAERGFEPIGVDLTELLKAGGSVKCCTLELRG, via the coding sequence ATGACTGCGAACCAGTCCGTGGCAGGCAACCGGACCCGGACGGCGACCCCGCGCCGGTTCCTGATGTGCCCACCGCGCCACTTCGACGTCACCTACTCCATCAACCCGTGGATGAACCCCGGCAAGCCCGTGGACGGCGGCCTGGCGCTGCGCCAGTGGGAGGGGCTGCGCGATCTGTACCGGGAACTCGGGCATACCGTGCTGGAGATCGAGCCGACCCTCGGCCTGCCCGACATGGTCTTCGCGGCCAACGGCGCGACCGTGGTCGACGGCAAGGTGTTCGGCGCCCGCTTCCGGCACGTCGAGCGCACCGCGGAAGGCCCCCTGTACCTGGAGTGGTTCCAGCGGCAGGGCTTCGACGAGCTGTACTGGCCGGAGCACATCAACGAGGGTGAGGGCGACTACCTGGTCGTCGGCCGCCGGCTGCTCGCCGGCACGGGTTTCCGCACCGACCAGCGCGCGCACTTCGAGGCGCAGGAGTTCTTCGGGCTGCCTGTCACCAGCCTCCGGCTGGTGAACCCGTCGTACTACCACCTGGACACCGCGCTCGCGGTGCTGTCCGAGGACGAGGTGGCGTACTACCCGAAGGCGTTCACCGAGGGCAGCCAGGCGGTGCTGCGCGCAATGTTCCCGGACGCCGTCCTCGCGACCGACGAGGACGCGGCGGTGTTCGGGCTGAACATGCTCTCCGACGGCAAGCACGTACTGCTGCCGAAGGCAGCCACCGGACTCGCTGGGCGCCTCGCCGAGCGCGGTTTCGAGCCGATCGGGGTGGACCTCACCGAACTCCTGAAGGCCGGTGGCAGCGTGAAGTGCTGCACCCTGGAACTGCGGGGCTGA
- a CDS encoding deoxyxylulose-5-phosphate synthase encodes MAHAKTSYVCLPCRASYKQPYPGYHDHDRVCPRCAEPLIHVGSAFAAPKRRDTAAWRTLSVLLHAGVRFHKSCCGGPGYRPRTLSEVRERMAYAQATGEPFARALVRRDLP; translated from the coding sequence ATGGCCCATGCCAAGACCTCGTACGTTTGCCTGCCCTGCCGGGCCTCGTACAAGCAGCCCTACCCCGGCTACCACGACCACGACCGGGTCTGTCCACGCTGCGCCGAACCACTGATCCACGTCGGCTCGGCCTTCGCGGCACCCAAGAGGCGGGACACCGCCGCCTGGCGCACCCTCTCAGTGCTGCTACACGCCGGTGTGCGCTTCCACAAGAGCTGCTGCGGCGGCCCCGGCTACCGCCCGCGCACCCTCAGCGAGGTGCGCGAGCGGATGGCCTACGCCCAGGCCACCGGAGAACCATTCGCTCGGGCATTGGTCCGCCGCGACCTGCCCTAG
- a CDS encoding tyrosine-type recombinase/integrase, whose translation MDRVWIEDRIGHAAYVRAVADAKRAGRTPPGRYRVRWYDPDGKPKMKTFARKVDAEAERTRMESRLHDGSYRDPAAARVKFAEVAESWLAAQLHLKRSTRARYRGVLDVHVIPRWGTTPLDRIHFEHVAEWLADLLSGEATGGRKLSPRSVRKAYVVLSRVLGYAVKARRLAANPAVGVPLPKAMPADHVYLDDMQVDALANASGAYRVFILLLAYTGLRWGEASALKVGRIDLDACRAHIVEAYAEDNGKLYLDTPKNHERRSVPIPRFLADELKPHVKGKGDDDLLFTAPQGGPPRARNFRQRFFAPAVVKAGLGHLKVTPHKLRHTAASLAIASGADVNVVQTMLGHKSATLTLDTYGHLFPDRLDEVSKKMHKRRSKQLAKAKAKLEKAEKKARKAAEAVAVLEDPAA comes from the coding sequence TTGGATCGGGTCTGGATTGAGGACCGCATAGGGCACGCGGCGTATGTACGGGCCGTCGCGGACGCCAAGCGGGCGGGGCGTACGCCACCGGGGCGCTACCGCGTGCGCTGGTACGACCCCGACGGCAAGCCGAAGATGAAGACCTTCGCCCGCAAGGTCGACGCCGAGGCGGAGCGGACAAGGATGGAGTCGCGTCTCCACGACGGCTCCTATCGCGATCCCGCAGCCGCGCGGGTGAAGTTCGCAGAGGTGGCGGAGTCCTGGCTGGCGGCGCAGCTCCACCTCAAGCGCTCAACCCGGGCTCGCTACCGCGGTGTTCTCGACGTCCACGTGATTCCCAGGTGGGGTACCACCCCGCTGGACCGCATCCACTTCGAGCACGTCGCCGAGTGGCTCGCGGATCTGCTGTCCGGCGAGGCGACTGGCGGCAGGAAGCTCAGCCCCCGGTCGGTCCGCAAGGCGTACGTCGTCCTCAGCCGCGTTCTCGGCTACGCGGTCAAGGCCCGTCGTCTGGCGGCCAACCCGGCTGTCGGCGTGCCCCTGCCGAAGGCGATGCCCGCTGATCACGTGTACCTCGACGACATGCAGGTCGACGCGCTGGCCAACGCGTCAGGCGCCTACCGGGTGTTCATCCTGCTGCTGGCCTACACCGGCCTGCGCTGGGGCGAGGCATCCGCGCTGAAAGTAGGGCGCATCGACCTTGATGCCTGCCGGGCGCACATCGTCGAGGCGTACGCCGAGGACAACGGCAAGCTCTACCTCGACACCCCCAAGAACCACGAGCGCCGGTCCGTACCCATCCCGCGGTTCCTGGCCGACGAGCTGAAACCCCACGTCAAGGGGAAGGGAGATGACGACTTGCTTTTCACCGCCCCGCAGGGCGGACCGCCGCGGGCTCGCAACTTCCGTCAGCGGTTCTTCGCGCCGGCGGTCGTAAAGGCCGGGCTGGGGCATCTCAAGGTCACCCCGCACAAGCTGCGCCACACGGCAGCCTCGCTCGCCATCGCCAGCGGCGCGGACGTCAACGTCGTACAGACGATGCTCGGCCACAAGTCCGCGACGCTGACCCTGGACACCTACGGGCACCTCTTTCCCGACCGCCTGGACGAGGTCTCGAAGAAGATGCACAAGCGCCGCTCCAAGCAACTGGCCAAGGCGAAGGCCAAGCTGGAGAAGGCGGAGAAGAAGGCCCGCAAGGCTGCCGAGGCCGTGGCCGTCCTGGAGGATCCCGCGGCGTGA
- a CDS encoding helix-turn-helix domain-containing protein, translating to MPNRPVEIGPAGLHTARAIEYLRLVRGLTQHQLAARCTALGRPMANTALSRTERARRRCDVDDLVALATALGVSPTTLLLPLPSVSSDDRRGC from the coding sequence ATGCCCAACCGACCTGTAGAAATAGGCCCCGCCGGCCTCCACACTGCCCGCGCCATCGAGTACCTACGTCTCGTGCGCGGCCTGACCCAACACCAGCTCGCCGCCCGCTGCACCGCGCTGGGCCGTCCGATGGCCAACACCGCTCTCAGCCGCACCGAACGCGCCCGCCGCCGCTGCGACGTAGACGACCTCGTTGCCCTCGCCACCGCGCTCGGTGTTTCTCCCACGACCCTGCTCCTGCCGCTCCCATCGGTGTCCAGTGATGACCGGAGGGGGTGCTAG